The following coding sequences lie in one Methylotuvimicrobium alcaliphilum 20Z genomic window:
- a CDS encoding BPSS1780 family membrane protein, whose product MEDTGYTMKDGRQWFVDGWKLFTKNPLMLILGTVIWILLEVLLALLPVIGEILDALIFPVMYGGFLYAIREVDEQRKVKISHFFQGFIDSTKLKPLLILGLLMVFFEIIEAGLTVTLGPFTALILAAPLGILVISALLYSVPQVMFSDSKPVDAIKSSYYNCGRHISAMITIYLFLILFAVLSIITIGLAMIVIMPVTFCAFYISYKAIYR is encoded by the coding sequence ATGGAAGATACAGGTTATACAATGAAAGACGGCAGGCAGTGGTTTGTCGATGGTTGGAAGCTGTTTACTAAAAACCCGCTGATGCTAATTCTCGGCACCGTGATCTGGATTCTTCTGGAAGTCCTGCTAGCACTACTTCCAGTAATCGGTGAGATATTAGACGCTTTGATCTTTCCGGTGATGTATGGCGGATTTTTGTATGCAATTCGAGAAGTCGACGAGCAGCGAAAGGTGAAAATCAGCCATTTTTTCCAAGGCTTCATCGATTCGACCAAGCTGAAACCTTTGTTGATTCTCGGTTTGTTAATGGTATTCTTCGAAATTATTGAAGCGGGATTAACCGTAACACTTGGACCTTTCACGGCACTGATACTAGCTGCGCCATTGGGTATCTTGGTCATTTCAGCGTTGTTGTATTCAGTACCCCAAGTGATGTTCAGCGACAGCAAGCCGGTCGATGCAATTAAAAGTAGTTATTACAATTGCGGACGCCATATTTCGGCGATGATCACGATTTATCTGTTTTTGATACTCTTTGCAGTACTGTCTATCATCACGATTGGTTTGGCGATGATCGTAATCATGCCGGTTACGTTCTGTGCGTTTTATATCAGTTATAAAGCGATTTATCGATAG